The following coding sequences lie in one Syngnathoides biaculeatus isolate LvHL_M chromosome 16, ASM1980259v1, whole genome shotgun sequence genomic window:
- the ifnphi1 gene encoding interferon phi 1 isoform X1 — protein MLGVARAQVVLVVFGALASALRCNWLRRYTDLSNECLILLRGLGGPITQEEFPLPFPRKLYRLAEKSQAACKVTFVRDSLGHLLDLYLEADPPRVGWHPGRVDDLLNILYRQKDELNSCLPPGKAGCFSQKLRRYYKRLSRAAFNGTVSTLERRGRRDRRARDVRFTACRSVAQVGS, from the exons ATGTTGGGGGTCGCACGCGCACAAGTGGTCCTCGTCGTCTTTGGGGCGCTCGCATCCGCCCtccgctgcaattggctgagaCGATACACGGACTTGAGCAACGAGTGTCTGATCCTGCTGCGAGGCCTG GGCGGTCCCATCACGCAAGAGGAATTCCCGCTTCCTTTCCCGAGAAAACTTTACCGGCTGGCGGAGAAATCTCAG GCGGCGTGCAAGGTGACGTTCGTCCGCGACAGCTTGGGGCACCTTTTGGATCTTTACCTGGAAGCGGACCCCCCCCGAGTGGGCTGGCACCCGGGCCGCGTGGACGACCTGCTCAACATCCTGTACAGGCAGAAGGACGAGCTCAACTCTTGC CTTCCGCCAGGAAAGGCCGGCTGTTTCTCCCAAAAACTGCGGCGCTACTACAAGAGACTGAGCAGGGCCGCTTTCAACGGCACGGTGAGTACTCTCGAGCGGCGCGGGCGCCGCGACCGACGAGCGCGTGACGTGCGTTTTACGGCTTGCAGGTCAGTGGCGCAGGTTGGGAGTTGA
- the abi3a gene encoding ABI family, member 3a isoform X1, protein MTMVLIVFVGFILAGNPNKEIRLVSQGTTPRVLACCDGTKLGSLQLTRFGHQSGGGASEALEETKTLTAQSLASIAYQISTLATSVLSLLDAQTDQLRHMESSVNLIGQTVAMHREKVSRREIGVFTVAQRVPCGPKILRAPAQPRPPYSRRPISYQQLDGLGHGVKPTGKEPEGAGSVRMPASSTRSSGKAAAEGLRGAAAPSGGSSTFRKAVAPPTIPLQRDAPDERPPSPADYAVTPPETRPSALFLSVTPPPSLETVPEESSLPPPSPPPPDPDPDHSFPVPSNEEPELPPPPPAILEVDAALPPRKSDPPGRCVSLRVRSGPASRRRRHARSLFLPAVQSLLIPPPPPYPPPSAPPRPSSAHRLRLPARLEHLDLELPSLPPLPSPLDSRPASDDAPAAEELRGAPPHYLEKVVALYRYEAAEPGDLSLAEGDVIYLTHRHDDGWSEGVLRGRRGFFPDNYVRSCG, encoded by the exons ATGACAATGGTGTTGATTGTCTTTGTTGGCTTCATTTTAGCGGGGAATCCGAACAAAGAAATTcgactcgtatctcaaggcaccactccACGCGTGCTCGCGTGCTGCGACGGCACTAAATTAGGCTCGCTGCAGCTAACCCGTTTTGGTCACCAGTCGGGGGGCGGCGCTTCTGAAGCTTTGGAGGAGACCAAGACGCTGACCGCCCAATCGCTGGCCAGCATCGCCTACCAGATTAGCACGCTAGCCACTAGCGTGCTAAGCCTGCTGGACGCCCAGACCGATCAGCTTCGCCACATGGAGTCGTCCGTCAACCTCATCGGCCAG ACGGTGGCGATGCACCGCGAGAAAGTTTCACGCCGAGAAATCGGCGTCTTCACAGTGGCGCAACGTGTCCCTTGCGGGCCCAAGATCCTGAGGGCGCCCGCGCAGCCCCGCCCGCCTTACAGCCGGCGTCCAATCAGCTATCAGCAGCTGGACGGCTTGGGTCACGGCGTGAAG CCGACCGGGAAAGAGCCGGAGGGAGCCGGAAGCGTCCGGATGCCGGCCTCGTCCACCAG GTCCAGCGGCAAAGCCGCGGCAGAAGGCCTCCGCGGTGCAGCGGCGCCCTCTGGTGGCAG CTCCACTTTTAGGAAGGCCGTGGCCCCGCCCACCATCCCACTCCAAAGAGACGCCCCGGACGAGAGGCCGCCCTCTCCGGCCGACTACGCGGTGACCCCGCCGGAGACTCGACCCTCGGCGCTTTTCCTATCGGTGACCCCGCCCCCGAGTCTGGAGACAG TACCGGAGGAGAGCAGCCTCCCCCCGCCGTCGCCCCCTCCCCCCGACCCCGACCCGGACCACTCCTTTCCTGTGCCGTCCAATGAGGAGCCGGAGCTTCCGCCCCCTCCTCCGGCCATCCTGGAAGTAGACG CCGCCCTCCCGCCACGAAAGAGCGACCCCCCGGGTCGCTGCGTGTCGCTGAGGGTCCGCTCGGGCCCCgcctcccgccgccgccgccacgctcgctctctcttcctgcCGGCCGTCCAATCGC TGCtgatccccccgccccctccttaCCCTCCCCCGTCCGCCCCCCCACGGCCATCTTCGGCGCATCGGCTCAGGCTGCCTGCTCGTCTGGAGCACCTCG ATCTGGAGCTCCCGTCGCTCCCGCCGCTCCCTTCGCCGTTAGACAGCCGGCCCGCTTCAGATGACGCCCCGGCAGCGGAGGAGCTCAGAGGCGCGCCCCCACATTACCTGGAGAAAG TGGTGGCGCTGTACCGCTACGAGGCCGCCGAGCCCGGCGACTTGTCCTTGGCGGAGGGCGACGTCATTTACCTGACTCATCGCCACGACGACGGCTGGTCGGAGGGGGTCCTGCGCGGCCGGCGAGGGTTTTTCCCCGACAATTACGTCCGATCCTGCGGCTAG
- the rdm1 gene encoding RAD52 motif-containing protein 1 → MEVDVVDFLVPVENNKTLFVWNIQPDFTEAQVHERLHATFSSFGPLYLVKVRPNAPLSTPGFNGMVKFYSAAQARRAQRNADGRSLFQNTPVMVRLSSKRTPHFLSASKPLSHARCVELANECLGFNGWTCDIITLKELPVEEAKADAGGRVKLGCVVQISFPRHGVSTRGAAVVEDDVVDPDALLQKRSRMHKMVRDKAAVQAFSTVVLVLLGEGKVGVELRRPAEHLFPEEPPGLVRVRDRDPNRGDNFPADEDLWEHEDLDLTVW, encoded by the exons ATGGAAGTTGACGTGGTGGACTTTTTGGTTCCTGTGGAGaacaacaaaactttgttcgtGTGGAACATCCAGCCGGACTTCACTGAGGCTCAGGTCCAC GAACGCTTGCACGCGACCTTCTCGTCCTTCGGCCCGCTCTACTTGGTGAAGGTGCGTCCCAACGCCCCGCTGAGCACGCCCGGATTCAACGGCATGGTCAAATTCTACTCGGCGGCTCAGGCCCGCCGGGCCCAGCGGAACGCGGACGGACGGTCCCTCTTCCAGAACACGCCCGTCATG GTGAGGCTGAGCTCCAAACGGACGCCTCACTTCCTGTCCGCCAGCAAACCTCTGAGCCACGCCCGCTGCGTGGAGTTGGCCAATGAGTGCCTGGGGTTCAACGGGTGGACGTGCGACATCATCACA CTTAAGGAGCTTCCTGTCGAGGAGGCGAAGGCGGACGCGGGCGGGCGCGTCAAGCTGGGCTGCGTGGTGCAGATCTCGTTCCCGCGTCACGGCGTGAGCACGCGAGGAGCCGCCGTGGTGGAGGACGACGTCGTCG ATCCTGATGCGTTGCTGCAGAAGCGCAGCAGGATGCACAAGATGGTGCGAGACAAAGCGGCGGTCCAGGCCttctccacggtggttctggTTCTGCTAG GTGAGGGCAAAGTCGGGGTGGAGCTGCGACGCCCGGCGGAGCACCTCTTCCCCGAGGAGCCTCCGGGACTCGTCCGGGTCCGCGACCGAGACCCGAACCGG GGGGACAACTTTCCTGCCGACGAAGACCTCTGGGAACACGAAGACCTGGACCTGACCGTGTGGTAG
- the abi3a gene encoding ABI family, member 3a isoform X2 yields MKADALKEEVAKILNEAPKSRKLLVENYSNFMDVADYCRNNYLQSGGGASEALEETKTLTAQSLASIAYQISTLATSVLSLLDAQTDQLRHMESSVNLIGQTVAMHREKVSRREIGVFTVAQRVPCGPKILRAPAQPRPPYSRRPISYQQLDGLGHGVKPTGKEPEGAGSVRMPASSTRSSGKAAAEGLRGAAAPSGGSSTFRKAVAPPTIPLQRDAPDERPPSPADYAVTPPETRPSALFLSVTPPPSLETVPEESSLPPPSPPPPDPDPDHSFPVPSNEEPELPPPPPAILEVDAALPPRKSDPPGRCVSLRVRSGPASRRRRHARSLFLPAVQSLLIPPPPPYPPPSAPPRPSSAHRLRLPARLEHLDLELPSLPPLPSPLDSRPASDDAPAAEELRGAPPHYLEKVVALYRYEAAEPGDLSLAEGDVIYLTHRHDDGWSEGVLRGRRGFFPDNYVRSCG; encoded by the exons ATGAAGGCAGACGCGTTAAAAGAAGAAGTTGCGAAGATCCTCAACGAGGCTCCAAAGTCCAGGAAGCTGCTTGTGGAAAACTACTCCAACTTCATGGACGTGGCCGACTACTGCCGCAACAACTACTTGCAG TCGGGGGGCGGCGCTTCTGAAGCTTTGGAGGAGACCAAGACGCTGACCGCCCAATCGCTGGCCAGCATCGCCTACCAGATTAGCACGCTAGCCACTAGCGTGCTAAGCCTGCTGGACGCCCAGACCGATCAGCTTCGCCACATGGAGTCGTCCGTCAACCTCATCGGCCAG ACGGTGGCGATGCACCGCGAGAAAGTTTCACGCCGAGAAATCGGCGTCTTCACAGTGGCGCAACGTGTCCCTTGCGGGCCCAAGATCCTGAGGGCGCCCGCGCAGCCCCGCCCGCCTTACAGCCGGCGTCCAATCAGCTATCAGCAGCTGGACGGCTTGGGTCACGGCGTGAAG CCGACCGGGAAAGAGCCGGAGGGAGCCGGAAGCGTCCGGATGCCGGCCTCGTCCACCAG GTCCAGCGGCAAAGCCGCGGCAGAAGGCCTCCGCGGTGCAGCGGCGCCCTCTGGTGGCAG CTCCACTTTTAGGAAGGCCGTGGCCCCGCCCACCATCCCACTCCAAAGAGACGCCCCGGACGAGAGGCCGCCCTCTCCGGCCGACTACGCGGTGACCCCGCCGGAGACTCGACCCTCGGCGCTTTTCCTATCGGTGACCCCGCCCCCGAGTCTGGAGACAG TACCGGAGGAGAGCAGCCTCCCCCCGCCGTCGCCCCCTCCCCCCGACCCCGACCCGGACCACTCCTTTCCTGTGCCGTCCAATGAGGAGCCGGAGCTTCCGCCCCCTCCTCCGGCCATCCTGGAAGTAGACG CCGCCCTCCCGCCACGAAAGAGCGACCCCCCGGGTCGCTGCGTGTCGCTGAGGGTCCGCTCGGGCCCCgcctcccgccgccgccgccacgctcgctctctcttcctgcCGGCCGTCCAATCGC TGCtgatccccccgccccctccttaCCCTCCCCCGTCCGCCCCCCCACGGCCATCTTCGGCGCATCGGCTCAGGCTGCCTGCTCGTCTGGAGCACCTCG ATCTGGAGCTCCCGTCGCTCCCGCCGCTCCCTTCGCCGTTAGACAGCCGGCCCGCTTCAGATGACGCCCCGGCAGCGGAGGAGCTCAGAGGCGCGCCCCCACATTACCTGGAGAAAG TGGTGGCGCTGTACCGCTACGAGGCCGCCGAGCCCGGCGACTTGTCCTTGGCGGAGGGCGACGTCATTTACCTGACTCATCGCCACGACGACGGCTGGTCGGAGGGGGTCCTGCGCGGCCGGCGAGGGTTTTTCCCCGACAATTACGTCCGATCCTGCGGCTAG
- the abi3a gene encoding ABI family, member 3a isoform X4, producing MTMVLIVFVGFILAGNPNKEIRLVSQGTTPRVLACCDGTKLGSLQLTRFGHQSGGGASEALEETKTLTAQSLASIAYQISTLATSVLSLLDAQTDQLRHMESSVNLIGQTVAMHREKVSRREIGVFTVAQRVPCGPKILRAPAQPRPPYSRRPISYQQLDGLGHGVKPTGKEPEGAGSVRMPASSTRSSGKAAAEGLRGAAAPSGGSSTFRKAVAPPTIPLQRDAPDERPPSPADYAVTPPETRPSALFLSVTPPPSLETVPEESSLPPPSPPPPDPDPDHSFPVPSNEEPELPPPPPAILEVDDLELPSLPPLPSPLDSRPASDDAPAAEELRGAPPHYLEKVVALYRYEAAEPGDLSLAEGDVIYLTHRHDDGWSEGVLRGRRGFFPDNYVRSCG from the exons ATGACAATGGTGTTGATTGTCTTTGTTGGCTTCATTTTAGCGGGGAATCCGAACAAAGAAATTcgactcgtatctcaaggcaccactccACGCGTGCTCGCGTGCTGCGACGGCACTAAATTAGGCTCGCTGCAGCTAACCCGTTTTGGTCACCAGTCGGGGGGCGGCGCTTCTGAAGCTTTGGAGGAGACCAAGACGCTGACCGCCCAATCGCTGGCCAGCATCGCCTACCAGATTAGCACGCTAGCCACTAGCGTGCTAAGCCTGCTGGACGCCCAGACCGATCAGCTTCGCCACATGGAGTCGTCCGTCAACCTCATCGGCCAG ACGGTGGCGATGCACCGCGAGAAAGTTTCACGCCGAGAAATCGGCGTCTTCACAGTGGCGCAACGTGTCCCTTGCGGGCCCAAGATCCTGAGGGCGCCCGCGCAGCCCCGCCCGCCTTACAGCCGGCGTCCAATCAGCTATCAGCAGCTGGACGGCTTGGGTCACGGCGTGAAG CCGACCGGGAAAGAGCCGGAGGGAGCCGGAAGCGTCCGGATGCCGGCCTCGTCCACCAG GTCCAGCGGCAAAGCCGCGGCAGAAGGCCTCCGCGGTGCAGCGGCGCCCTCTGGTGGCAG CTCCACTTTTAGGAAGGCCGTGGCCCCGCCCACCATCCCACTCCAAAGAGACGCCCCGGACGAGAGGCCGCCCTCTCCGGCCGACTACGCGGTGACCCCGCCGGAGACTCGACCCTCGGCGCTTTTCCTATCGGTGACCCCGCCCCCGAGTCTGGAGACAG TACCGGAGGAGAGCAGCCTCCCCCCGCCGTCGCCCCCTCCCCCCGACCCCGACCCGGACCACTCCTTTCCTGTGCCGTCCAATGAGGAGCCGGAGCTTCCGCCCCCTCCTCCGGCCATCCTGGAAGTAGACG ATCTGGAGCTCCCGTCGCTCCCGCCGCTCCCTTCGCCGTTAGACAGCCGGCCCGCTTCAGATGACGCCCCGGCAGCGGAGGAGCTCAGAGGCGCGCCCCCACATTACCTGGAGAAAG TGGTGGCGCTGTACCGCTACGAGGCCGCCGAGCCCGGCGACTTGTCCTTGGCGGAGGGCGACGTCATTTACCTGACTCATCGCCACGACGACGGCTGGTCGGAGGGGGTCCTGCGCGGCCGGCGAGGGTTTTTCCCCGACAATTACGTCCGATCCTGCGGCTAG
- the ifnphi1 gene encoding interferon phi 1 isoform X2, with protein sequence MLGVARAQVVLVVFGALASALRCNWLRRYTDLSNECLILLRGLGGPITQEEFPLPFPRKLYRLAEKSQAACKVTFVRDSLGHLLDLYLEADPPRVGWHPGRVDDLLNILYRQKDELNSCLPPGKAGCFSQKLRRYYKRLSRAAFNGTVSGAGWELIRSETKMHLQQLHLLVAAM encoded by the exons ATGTTGGGGGTCGCACGCGCACAAGTGGTCCTCGTCGTCTTTGGGGCGCTCGCATCCGCCCtccgctgcaattggctgagaCGATACACGGACTTGAGCAACGAGTGTCTGATCCTGCTGCGAGGCCTG GGCGGTCCCATCACGCAAGAGGAATTCCCGCTTCCTTTCCCGAGAAAACTTTACCGGCTGGCGGAGAAATCTCAG GCGGCGTGCAAGGTGACGTTCGTCCGCGACAGCTTGGGGCACCTTTTGGATCTTTACCTGGAAGCGGACCCCCCCCGAGTGGGCTGGCACCCGGGCCGCGTGGACGACCTGCTCAACATCCTGTACAGGCAGAAGGACGAGCTCAACTCTTGC CTTCCGCCAGGAAAGGCCGGCTGTTTCTCCCAAAAACTGCGGCGCTACTACAAGAGACTGAGCAGGGCCGCTTTCAACGGCACG GTCAGTGGCGCAGGTTGGGAGTTGATCCGCAGCGAAACCAAAATGCACCTGCAGCAGCTGCACTTGTTGGTGGCCGCCATGTGA
- the abi3a gene encoding ABI family, member 3a isoform X3, with product MFCLAAPMTTWSLHVACVAFLSLRARRLPCLRRLKTLKSPFSLIAGAVGGLFPGVARLLPETVAMHREKVSRREIGVFTVAQRVPCGPKILRAPAQPRPPYSRRPISYQQLDGLGHGVKPTGKEPEGAGSVRMPASSTRSSGKAAAEGLRGAAAPSGGSSTFRKAVAPPTIPLQRDAPDERPPSPADYAVTPPETRPSALFLSVTPPPSLETVPEESSLPPPSPPPPDPDPDHSFPVPSNEEPELPPPPPAILEVDAALPPRKSDPPGRCVSLRVRSGPASRRRRHARSLFLPAVQSLLIPPPPPYPPPSAPPRPSSAHRLRLPARLEHLDLELPSLPPLPSPLDSRPASDDAPAAEELRGAPPHYLEKVVALYRYEAAEPGDLSLAEGDVIYLTHRHDDGWSEGVLRGRRGFFPDNYVRSCG from the exons ATGTTCTGCCTCGCAGCTCCGATGACcacgtggagtttgcacgttgcgtgcgtggcttttctctcgTTGCGGGCACGCCGCCTTCCTTGCTTGCGTCGATTGAAAACTCTTAAATCGCCCTTTAGCCTGATTGCGGGTGCGGTCGGGGGTTTGTTTCcaggtgtagcccgcctcctccccgag ACGGTGGCGATGCACCGCGAGAAAGTTTCACGCCGAGAAATCGGCGTCTTCACAGTGGCGCAACGTGTCCCTTGCGGGCCCAAGATCCTGAGGGCGCCCGCGCAGCCCCGCCCGCCTTACAGCCGGCGTCCAATCAGCTATCAGCAGCTGGACGGCTTGGGTCACGGCGTGAAG CCGACCGGGAAAGAGCCGGAGGGAGCCGGAAGCGTCCGGATGCCGGCCTCGTCCACCAG GTCCAGCGGCAAAGCCGCGGCAGAAGGCCTCCGCGGTGCAGCGGCGCCCTCTGGTGGCAG CTCCACTTTTAGGAAGGCCGTGGCCCCGCCCACCATCCCACTCCAAAGAGACGCCCCGGACGAGAGGCCGCCCTCTCCGGCCGACTACGCGGTGACCCCGCCGGAGACTCGACCCTCGGCGCTTTTCCTATCGGTGACCCCGCCCCCGAGTCTGGAGACAG TACCGGAGGAGAGCAGCCTCCCCCCGCCGTCGCCCCCTCCCCCCGACCCCGACCCGGACCACTCCTTTCCTGTGCCGTCCAATGAGGAGCCGGAGCTTCCGCCCCCTCCTCCGGCCATCCTGGAAGTAGACG CCGCCCTCCCGCCACGAAAGAGCGACCCCCCGGGTCGCTGCGTGTCGCTGAGGGTCCGCTCGGGCCCCgcctcccgccgccgccgccacgctcgctctctcttcctgcCGGCCGTCCAATCGC TGCtgatccccccgccccctccttaCCCTCCCCCGTCCGCCCCCCCACGGCCATCTTCGGCGCATCGGCTCAGGCTGCCTGCTCGTCTGGAGCACCTCG ATCTGGAGCTCCCGTCGCTCCCGCCGCTCCCTTCGCCGTTAGACAGCCGGCCCGCTTCAGATGACGCCCCGGCAGCGGAGGAGCTCAGAGGCGCGCCCCCACATTACCTGGAGAAAG TGGTGGCGCTGTACCGCTACGAGGCCGCCGAGCCCGGCGACTTGTCCTTGGCGGAGGGCGACGTCATTTACCTGACTCATCGCCACGACGACGGCTGGTCGGAGGGGGTCCTGCGCGGCCGGCGAGGGTTTTTCCCCGACAATTACGTCCGATCCTGCGGCTAG